From a single Meles meles chromosome 21, mMelMel3.1 paternal haplotype, whole genome shotgun sequence genomic region:
- the PAPOLB gene encoding poly(A) polymerase beta — MMPFPVTAPGSQQTPPPPKRYGISSPINLAAPKETDCVLTQKLIETLKPFGVFEEEEELQRRILILGKLNNLVKEWIREISESKSLPQAVIENVGGKIFTFGSYRLGVHTKGADIDALCVAPRHVDRSDFFTSFYDKLKLHEEVKDLRAVEEAFVPVIKLCFDGIEIDILFARLALQTIPEDLDLRDDSLLKNLDIRCIRSLNGCRVTDEILHLVPNIDNFRLTLRAIKLWAKCHNIYSNILGFLGGVSWAMLVARTCQLYPNAIASTLVRKFFLVFSEWEWPNPVLLKEPEERNLNLPVWDPRVNPSDRYHLMPIITPAYPQQNSTYNVSVSTRMVMIEEFKQGLAITHEILLSKAEWSKLFEAPSFFQKYKHYIVLLASAPTEKQHLEWVGLVESKIRILVGSLEKNEFITLAHVNPQSFPAPKENPDKEQFRTMWVIGLVLKKPENSDVLSIDLTYDIQSFTDTVYRQAINSKMFEMDMKIAAMHLRRKELHQLLPNRVLQKRKTHSVEGVTLTALSDSSLDLSTDSEDSMSVPSPPGTMKASPVTGSSQGRNSPAPALMAASVTAVQVTEVSLQQGTPSESLGGVSRESIPQTASQPALLPPPKATVAIVVSSTHLVNHPPRPSGSTATDIANPIVGV, encoded by the coding sequence ATGATGCCGTTTCCGGTGACAGCCCCGGGATCACAACAGACACCGCCGCCGCCCAAGCGCTATGGCATCTCCTCCCCCATCAATTTAGCAGCCCCCAAGGAGACTGACTGCGTACTTACCCAGAAGTTAATTGAAACCCTGAAGCCCTTTGGGGTTTTTGAAGAGGAAGAGGAACTGCAGCGCAGGATTTTAATTTTGGGAAAATTAAATAATCTGGTAAAGGAATGGATACGAGAAATCAGTGAAAGCAAGAGCCTTCCACAAGCCGTAATTGAAAATGTTGGAGGGAAAATCTTTACGTTTGGCTCTTACAGATTAGGAGTACACACGAAAGGCGCTGACATTGATGCGCTGTGCGTCGCGCCGAGACATGTCGATCGAAGTGACTTTTTCACCTCATTCTATGACAAATTGAAACTACACGAAGAAGTAAAAGATTTAAGGGCTGTTGAGGAGGCCTTTGTACCAGTTATTAAACTGTGTTTTGATGGCATAGAGATTGATATTTTGTTTGCGAGGTTGGCACTGCAGACTATTCCAGAAGATTTGGACCTAAGAGATGACAGTTTGCTTAAAAACTTAGATATTAGATGCATAAGAAGCCTTAACGGTTGCCGGGTGACAGATGAAATTTTACATCTAGTTCCAAACATTGACAACTTCAGGTTGACTCTCAGAGCCATCAAACTGTGGGCCAAGTGCCACAATATCTATTCCAATATATTAGGATTCCTGGGAGGTGTTTCTTGGGCCATGCTAGTAGCGAGAACTTGCCAGCTCTACCCAAATGCAATAGCATCAACTCTTGTTCGTAAGTTTTTCTTGGTATTTTCTGAATGGGAATGGCCAAATCCAGTGCTACTGAAAGAGCCTGAAGAGCGGAATCTTAATTTGCCTGTATGGGACCCAAGAGTAAATCCCAGTGATAGGTACCATCTTATGCCCATAATCACACCAGCATACCCACAGCAGAACTCCACATACAATGTGTCTGTTTCAACGAGGATGGTCATGATTGAGGAGTTTAAACAAGGGCTTGCTATCACACATGAAATTTTGCTGAGTAAGGCAGAGTGGTCCAAGCTTTTTGAAGCTCCAAGCTTCTTTCAAAAGTACAAGCATTATATTGTACTCCTAGCAAGTGCACCAACAGAAAAACAACATCTAGAATGGGTGGGCTTGGTGGAGTCAAAAATCCGAATCCTGGTTGGAAGCTTGGAGAAGAATGAATTTATTACTCTGGCACATGTGAATCCTCAGTCATTTCCGGCACCTAAGGAAAATCCTGACAAGGAACAATTTCGTACAATGTGGGTGATTGGGTTAGTGTTAAAAAAGCCAGAAAACTCCGACGTTCTCAGTATTGATCTCACCTATGACATCCAGTCTTTCACAGATACAGTTTATAGGCAAGCAATAAATAGCAAGATGTTTGAGATGGATATGAAAATCGCCGCAATGCATTTAAGAAGGAAGGAACTTCATCAACTGCTGCCTAATCGTGTGCTTCAGAAACGGAAAACTCATTCAGTGGAAGGTGTCACCTTAACAGCTTTGAGTGACAGCAGCCTTGACTTATCTACAGACAGTGAAGACAGCATGTCTGTGCCTTCACCTCCTGGCACTATGAAGGCCAGCCCAGTGACTGGCAGCTCTCAGGGCAGAAACAGTCCTGCTCCTGCTCTAATGGCAGCATCTGTGACCGCCGTACAAGTTACTGAAGTTTCCTTGCAACAAGGGACTCCCAGCGAAAGCTTAGGGGGTGTATCACGCGAAAGCATTCCTCAGACTGCCTCACAGCCAGCCCTCCTTCCACCACCAAAGGCCACAGTTGCCATAGTTGTTTCTTCAACACATCTGGTAAACCATCCACCCAGGCCTTCAGGGAGCACTGCGACAGACATAGCTAATCCTATAGTGGGCGTCTAG